The following are encoded in a window of Rhodothermus bifroesti genomic DNA:
- a CDS encoding ABC transporter ATP-binding protein, which yields MLVVDHVTKRYGATVAVQQVSFTAQPGRILGLLGPNGAGKTTTLRMIAAILLPNEGRILFEGRPVGAWSQALMGYLPEERGLYRKLYVEEQLVYLGRLKGLSSAEAHRQARYWLERLGLDRWRAHKTEALSKGMQQKLQFIAAVLHQPRLLILDEPFSGLDPLNADLLQQIIAEFKDAGRTILFASHRMEQVEQLCDDICLIAQGRILTAGPLREIKQRFGRNTVVLEFDGDGTFLSALARQQRIRLLAQSHHRAEIELLNGTSPRQILETALAHVPELYRFEVTEPPLSEIFKHLVRNATS from the coding sequence ATGCTTGTCGTCGACCACGTCACCAAACGCTACGGGGCAACCGTAGCGGTTCAGCAGGTCTCCTTCACGGCTCAGCCTGGGCGCATTTTAGGGCTTTTAGGTCCGAATGGGGCGGGCAAAACAACCACCTTACGCATGATTGCGGCCATTTTACTGCCTAATGAAGGCCGCATTCTGTTTGAAGGTCGGCCTGTCGGCGCTTGGAGCCAAGCGCTCATGGGTTATTTGCCTGAGGAACGGGGACTCTACCGCAAGCTCTACGTGGAAGAGCAACTGGTCTATTTGGGACGGCTCAAAGGGCTATCGTCCGCCGAAGCCCACCGGCAGGCCCGCTACTGGCTCGAGCGCCTTGGCCTTGACCGCTGGCGTGCCCATAAAACCGAGGCACTTTCCAAAGGGATGCAGCAAAAATTGCAGTTTATCGCTGCCGTACTGCACCAGCCGCGCCTGTTGATCCTTGATGAGCCGTTTAGCGGTTTGGATCCGCTGAATGCCGACCTGCTGCAGCAGATCATTGCTGAGTTCAAAGATGCGGGCCGCACGATTCTTTTTGCCTCGCATCGCATGGAACAGGTCGAGCAGCTGTGCGACGACATTTGCTTGATCGCCCAAGGACGCATCCTAACGGCAGGCCCCCTACGCGAGATCAAGCAGCGCTTTGGACGCAACACGGTGGTCCTGGAATTTGATGGCGACGGCACGTTTTTAAGTGCGCTGGCTCGTCAGCAGCGTATTCGTCTGCTTGCGCAAAGCCACCACCGTGCCGAAATCGAACTGCTCAACGGCACTTCACCACGCCAAATTCTGGAGACAGCGCTGGCCCATGTGCCCGAATTGTACCGCTTCGAGGTCACCGAGCCGCCACTTTCGGAAATCTTTAAGCACTTAGTCCGCAACGCTACAAGCTGA
- a CDS encoding DUF4290 domain-containing protein yields MTYYREKMIDRQVGRNAELFAQAIAQLETPEKRYPYLRILVSLIEQAHPEWNQAPNKDRQIAQLIYLMSKGQLNMDEVAEVVRVRDEERGFFYDGERAR; encoded by the coding sequence ATGACGTATTATCGGGAAAAGATGATCGATCGTCAGGTTGGGCGGAATGCGGAGCTGTTTGCGCAGGCAATTGCCCAACTGGAAACGCCGGAGAAGCGGTATCCCTATTTGCGCATTTTGGTTAGCCTCATCGAGCAGGCGCATCCGGAGTGGAACCAGGCTCCAAATAAAGATCGGCAGATTGCCCAGCTCATTTACCTTATGAGCAAGGGACAGCTGAATATGGACGAGGTGGCGGAGGTGGTGCGCGTTCGCGACGAAGAGCGGGGCTTTTTTTATGACGGGGAGCGGGCGCGCTGA
- the ruvC gene encoding crossover junction endodeoxyribonuclease RuvC: MPPSPNPNSPLILLGIDPGSRHTGYGVLEVVDERARVLEVGVVHLDEHATHPLRLLRLFEAIGALVERYHPDECALEMPVYGRNPQSMLKLGRAQAAAMLAVLVRQLPVTEYTPKEVKKALTGQGNATKEQVRFMIQALLDLPATLSLDASDALAVAVCHWQHRCHTHLHRRTSDWSRYLRQHPERLL; encoded by the coding sequence TTGCCGCCATCGCCTAACCCCAACAGTCCCCTGATTTTGCTGGGCATCGATCCGGGCTCGCGCCACACAGGCTACGGCGTGCTGGAGGTGGTCGACGAACGCGCGCGCGTGCTGGAGGTAGGCGTAGTGCACTTAGATGAGCACGCAACTCATCCCCTTCGCCTGCTTCGGCTTTTTGAGGCCATAGGCGCGCTGGTTGAACGCTACCACCCAGACGAATGCGCCTTGGAAATGCCCGTCTACGGCCGCAATCCCCAGTCTATGCTTAAACTAGGACGGGCGCAGGCCGCAGCCATGCTGGCTGTCTTGGTACGCCAACTTCCCGTAACGGAGTACACCCCTAAGGAAGTCAAGAAAGCCTTAACCGGCCAAGGTAACGCTACTAAAGAGCAGGTGCGGTTTATGATACAGGCCTTGCTAGACTTGCCCGCTACGTTGTCCTTGGATGCCTCCGATGCCCTAGCAGTAGCCGTCTGCCACTGGCAACACCGTTGCCATACCCACCTGCATCGCCGCACCTCCGACTGGAGCCGCTACCTACGCCAGCACCCTGAGCGCCTGCTTTAA
- a CDS encoding YebC/PmpR family DNA-binding transcriptional regulator, producing the protein MAGHNKWSKVKRQKAVVDARKSKVWARLSRDITLAAREGGGDPDLNPRLAHAIEKARAENMPKENIERAIKRGTGEIQGEEYVEVTYEGYAPGGVAIFIEALTDNTNRTVSELRHLFSKAGGSLGQPGSVAYLFERKGVIEIPAEGHDELALFELVAEAGAEDLTRDEDTFVVTTPVETFASVLEALRQAGIEPKAAELERIPTTTVTLPPEEAKKVIALLEALEAHQDVQNLYTTLNFDEATLAAIA; encoded by the coding sequence ATGGCAGGACACAATAAGTGGTCGAAGGTCAAACGACAGAAAGCCGTTGTCGATGCCCGTAAGTCCAAAGTCTGGGCGCGGCTTTCCCGCGACATCACGCTAGCCGCCCGAGAAGGCGGTGGGGACCCAGATTTGAACCCACGCCTAGCCCATGCTATCGAAAAAGCCCGGGCGGAAAACATGCCCAAGGAAAATATCGAACGTGCTATTAAACGTGGCACGGGCGAAATCCAAGGGGAAGAATACGTAGAAGTCACCTACGAAGGCTATGCACCAGGGGGCGTGGCGATCTTTATCGAGGCGCTAACCGACAACACCAACCGCACGGTTTCGGAGCTGCGGCACTTGTTCAGCAAAGCAGGCGGCAGCCTAGGACAGCCTGGCTCGGTAGCCTATTTGTTTGAGCGCAAGGGCGTCATCGAAATTCCTGCTGAAGGGCACGATGAGCTTGCGCTCTTTGAGTTGGTGGCCGAAGCTGGCGCCGAAGATCTTACGCGTGACGAAGATACGTTCGTGGTGACCACGCCGGTCGAAACGTTTGCCTCCGTACTCGAAGCCCTCCGGCAGGCCGGTATTGAACCTAAAGCAGCCGAGCTCGAACGCATTCCGACAACCACGGTCACCTTGCCGCCTGAAGAGGCCAAAAAAGTGATAGCGCTGCTTGAAGCCTTAGAAGCGCATCAAGACGTGCAGAATCTCTATACTACGTTGAACTTCGACGAGGCTACCCTTGCCGCCATCGCCTAA
- the metH gene encoding methionine synthase → MHELARLLQQRILILDGAMGTMIQRHQLSEEAFRGARFADHPKPLRGNNDLLVLTQPELIRDIHCAYLEAGADLIETNTFNANALSQADYGLEHLVYELNVAAARLAREAAAAYTRRTPERPRFVAGAIGPTNKTLSISPDVNNPAYRAVTFDEMVAAYREQVRGLLDGGVDVLLVETVFDTLNCKAALFAIQEAFQTRGQAVPVMVSGTIVDQSGRTLSGQTPEAFWISIAHMPHLLSVGLNCALGSGQMRPFIEELARTATVFTSLYPNAGLPDALGQYKETPDYMAAQLADYAREGWLNLAGGCCGTTPEHIRAIAEALEGLPPRRIPEVPRTLRLAGLEPLVFRPELNFVNIGERTNVTGSRRFARLIREGRYEEALDVAREQIENGAQMIDVNMDEALLDSVQAMTTFLHLISAEPEIARVPVVIDSSRWEVLEAGLKCLQGKGIVNSLSLKDGEEVFKERARRVRQYGAALIVMAFDEQGQADTLQRRIAICQRAYRILTQEVGFPPEDIIFDPNIYAVATGIPEHNRYAIDFLEATRWIKANLPYARVSGGISNLSFSFRGNETVRQAMHTVFLYHAVQAGMDMGIVNPAQLGIYEAIDPELRARIEDVLFDRRPDATERLIALAETLTQQTNDAAEAATLAWRQEPVEARLRHALVKGITEFIEEDVEEARQKYGSPLAVIEGPLMDGMNVVGELFGAGKMFLPQVVKSARVMKKAVAYLVPYLEAEKQRLGDVRPRARILLATVKGDVHDIGKNIVGVVLQCNGFEVIDLGVMVPADRILEEARHHQVDLIGLSGLITPSLDEMVHVARELERAGFDTPLLIGGATTSKLHTALKIAPCYHAPVVHVLDASRAVPAASALTDPLRRSAFVEDIRREYEALRQRHSRRTNERLLTIEEARANRFTCDWSAVPITRPKHLGLTIMRNFPLAEIRRYIDWTPFFQAWELRGKYPRILDDPEKGAEARRLFADANRLLDEIIEQGWLEAHGVVGLFPANSQGDDVLVFTDEARSEVQAVLHFLRQQTPKRSGQPNRALADYVAPVESGRQDYIGAFAVTAGHGLEELVDRFERAHDDYQAILAKALADRLAEAFAELLHERVRRELWGYAPDERLTNEALIAERYRGIRPAPGYPACPDHTEKWTLWALLDAERHTGIRLTEHLAMHPAASVCGYYLAHPEASYFNVGHLGMDQIEDYARRKGMSVEEVERWLAPQLAYDPTAQANAA, encoded by the coding sequence ATGCACGAGCTTGCCCGGTTGCTGCAACAGCGCATTTTAATCCTCGACGGGGCCATGGGGACCATGATCCAGCGTCACCAGCTCTCGGAGGAAGCCTTTCGGGGAGCGCGCTTTGCCGATCACCCCAAGCCCCTTCGGGGAAATAACGACTTGCTGGTTCTAACGCAGCCCGAGCTCATCCGCGACATCCACTGCGCCTATCTTGAGGCCGGTGCCGACCTCATTGAAACCAATACCTTCAATGCTAATGCTCTTTCCCAAGCCGACTATGGCCTGGAGCACCTCGTCTATGAGCTCAACGTTGCAGCAGCCCGCCTAGCCCGCGAAGCTGCCGCAGCATACACGCGACGCACCCCTGAACGCCCTCGCTTTGTGGCAGGTGCTATTGGTCCCACCAACAAGACGCTCTCGATTTCACCCGACGTCAACAACCCCGCCTACCGCGCCGTCACCTTCGACGAGATGGTAGCCGCCTACCGCGAACAGGTACGTGGGCTGCTTGATGGAGGTGTCGACGTTTTGCTTGTCGAGACCGTTTTTGACACACTCAACTGCAAAGCGGCCCTGTTTGCGATTCAAGAAGCGTTTCAGACGCGTGGCCAGGCCGTCCCTGTGATGGTCTCAGGCACGATTGTCGACCAAAGCGGCCGCACGCTGTCGGGCCAGACGCCCGAGGCGTTTTGGATCTCCATCGCACACATGCCCCACCTCCTATCGGTCGGCCTCAACTGCGCACTTGGTTCTGGCCAAATGCGCCCCTTCATCGAGGAACTGGCCCGAACGGCTACCGTCTTTACCAGCCTTTATCCCAATGCAGGCCTACCCGACGCGCTTGGCCAGTATAAAGAAACACCCGACTACATGGCAGCGCAGCTTGCCGACTATGCCCGCGAGGGCTGGCTCAACTTGGCCGGCGGCTGCTGCGGCACAACCCCAGAACACATTCGGGCCATTGCCGAAGCCCTAGAGGGTCTCCCACCCCGCCGCATTCCCGAGGTGCCCCGCACGCTGCGCCTTGCAGGGCTAGAGCCCCTTGTGTTTCGGCCCGAGTTAAACTTTGTCAACATCGGCGAACGCACAAACGTCACCGGCTCCCGTCGCTTTGCCCGACTCATCCGCGAAGGCCGTTACGAAGAAGCCCTCGATGTGGCGCGTGAGCAAATCGAAAACGGCGCGCAGATGATCGACGTGAACATGGACGAAGCCTTGCTCGACAGCGTGCAGGCTATGACCACGTTTTTGCATCTGATCTCGGCCGAACCCGAGATCGCACGCGTGCCGGTTGTAATCGATTCTTCAAGGTGGGAAGTGCTTGAAGCCGGGCTCAAGTGTCTACAAGGCAAGGGGATTGTCAACTCGCTTTCGCTTAAAGACGGAGAAGAAGTGTTCAAAGAACGCGCCCGTCGCGTGCGCCAATATGGGGCAGCCCTCATCGTCATGGCCTTCGACGAGCAAGGACAAGCCGACACGCTCCAGCGTCGCATAGCCATCTGCCAGCGTGCCTACCGCATTCTGACTCAAGAGGTTGGCTTCCCGCCGGAGGACATTATTTTTGATCCGAACATCTACGCCGTGGCAACCGGCATTCCTGAGCATAATCGATATGCCATCGACTTTCTGGAAGCCACGCGTTGGATTAAAGCGAACCTACCTTACGCCCGTGTTTCGGGCGGCATTTCAAACCTGTCGTTCTCGTTTCGCGGGAATGAAACGGTGCGCCAGGCCATGCATACGGTGTTTCTCTATCACGCCGTGCAGGCCGGAATGGATATGGGCATTGTCAATCCTGCGCAGCTTGGCATTTATGAAGCGATCGATCCCGAGCTGCGCGCACGCATTGAAGACGTACTCTTTGATCGGCGCCCAGATGCTACCGAACGGCTTATTGCACTGGCCGAAACGCTCACGCAACAAACAAACGACGCAGCTGAAGCAGCAACGTTAGCCTGGCGCCAAGAACCTGTCGAAGCCCGCCTACGCCACGCCCTCGTCAAAGGTATCACGGAATTTATCGAGGAAGACGTTGAGGAAGCGCGTCAAAAGTACGGCTCGCCGTTGGCTGTGATCGAAGGGCCGCTTATGGACGGCATGAACGTTGTAGGCGAGCTGTTTGGCGCCGGTAAGATGTTTCTGCCGCAGGTCGTCAAAAGTGCACGCGTGATGAAAAAGGCGGTGGCCTACCTGGTGCCTTATCTGGAGGCCGAAAAGCAGCGCTTGGGGGATGTGCGTCCTAGAGCCCGCATTCTGCTGGCCACAGTCAAAGGCGATGTGCACGACATCGGCAAAAACATCGTGGGTGTCGTACTCCAGTGCAATGGCTTTGAAGTAATCGATCTGGGCGTGATGGTGCCTGCCGACCGCATTCTCGAGGAGGCACGTCACCACCAGGTAGACCTGATTGGCCTAAGTGGTCTGATCACGCCCAGTCTTGACGAGATGGTACATGTAGCCCGCGAACTGGAGCGTGCCGGCTTCGACACACCTCTGCTTATTGGGGGAGCCACAACCTCAAAGTTGCACACAGCCCTAAAGATTGCTCCCTGCTACCATGCACCTGTGGTGCATGTGCTTGATGCCTCTCGGGCTGTGCCCGCTGCGAGTGCATTAACCGACCCCCTCCGTCGAAGTGCTTTCGTGGAAGACATCCGCCGGGAGTACGAAGCGCTCCGCCAACGACACAGTCGCCGCACAAACGAACGTCTCCTAACCATCGAAGAAGCCCGCGCTAACCGCTTTACCTGCGATTGGTCAGCCGTACCCATCACACGGCCCAAACACTTGGGCCTGACCATCATGCGCAACTTCCCATTGGCCGAAATCCGACGCTACATCGACTGGACGCCGTTCTTCCAGGCTTGGGAACTGCGGGGCAAGTATCCCCGCATCCTGGACGATCCAGAAAAAGGCGCTGAGGCCCGACGCCTGTTTGCCGATGCCAACCGACTGCTAGACGAAATCATTGAGCAGGGTTGGCTTGAAGCGCATGGTGTAGTGGGACTCTTTCCCGCCAATAGCCAGGGAGATGACGTGCTGGTCTTTACAGACGAGGCGCGAAGCGAAGTGCAGGCCGTGCTCCATTTCTTGCGCCAGCAAACGCCCAAACGCTCCGGTCAACCTAACCGCGCTTTGGCAGACTACGTAGCACCTGTAGAAAGCGGTCGCCAAGATTACATCGGGGCCTTTGCTGTAACTGCTGGCCATGGACTAGAAGAGCTGGTCGATCGGTTCGAGCGCGCCCACGATGACTATCAAGCCATCCTGGCCAAAGCGCTAGCCGATCGCTTGGCCGAAGCGTTTGCGGAGCTGCTTCATGAACGCGTCCGGCGTGAGCTATGGGGCTATGCCCCCGACGAGCGACTCACCAACGAAGCGCTCATCGCCGAACGCTACCGTGGGATTCGTCCAGCTCCCGGCTACCCGGCCTGCCCTGACCACACAGAAAAGTGGACGCTTTGGGCCCTGCTCGACGCTGAACGCCACACCGGCATTCGGCTGACCGAACACTTGGCCATGCATCCAGCTGCTTCAGTATGCGGCTACTACTTGGCCCATCCCGAAGCATCCTACTTCAACGTAGGACATCTGGGCATGGACCAAATCGAAGATTATGCTCGGCGCAAAGGCATGTCCGTCGAAGAGGTCGAACGATGGCTAGCGCCCCAACTGGCCTATGATCCAACAGCCCAAGCCAACGCTGCCTGA
- the typA gene encoding translational GTPase TypA has protein sequence MGYPLRNIAIVAHVDHGKTTLVDAMLWQSGIFRANQEVQERVLDSLDLEREKGITIMAKNTAIWYAGVKINIVDTPGHADFGGEVERTLAMVDGIMLLVDAAEGPLPQTRFVLSKALALGLPAIVVINKIDRQDARPRQVLDEIYDLFIDLDATEAQLDFPVLYTIAKEGRCTLDPEAPLTDLRPLFEAILTHIPPPQGDPDAPLQMLVTHVQPDPYRGPLAIGRIVQGKLQNRQRVLLCHRDGRQTPAVVNALFEFEGLQRVEIEWAGPGAIVAVAGMQGIGLGESITDAHNPKPLPPLHVDEPTLSMEFRINDSPFAGREGQYVTSRHLRERLLREAENNLAIRVEETDSPDAFLVYGRGELQLAILIEQMRREGYELAVGQPRVLTRQIDGKLHEPYERVLIDVPEEYMGVVVQKLGMRRGVLVKMINHGTGRVRLEFEMPARGLIGYRSEFLTDTKGTGLLHHLFDGYRPWAGPITHRATGTLVADRPGRVTAYAMLNLQERGELFVEPGDEVYTGMIVGEHCREGDLEVNITREKKLTNMRASTAEGFEKLVPPRKLSLEAAIEFIREDELIEVTPKAIRLRKRYLDPHERKRQALRQQAVGS, from the coding sequence ATGGGTTATCCGCTGCGCAATATCGCTATCGTAGCTCACGTCGACCATGGCAAAACGACACTGGTCGATGCCATGCTCTGGCAAAGCGGTATTTTCCGCGCCAACCAGGAGGTCCAGGAACGCGTGCTCGACTCGCTTGATTTGGAGCGCGAGAAGGGGATTACGATTATGGCCAAAAACACGGCCATCTGGTATGCAGGCGTTAAGATCAACATTGTCGATACGCCTGGCCACGCCGACTTTGGTGGTGAGGTCGAGCGCACGCTAGCTATGGTCGATGGCATCATGCTCCTGGTCGATGCCGCCGAAGGCCCATTGCCGCAGACACGATTTGTGCTCTCAAAAGCCCTGGCCCTGGGGCTTCCGGCGATTGTAGTGATCAACAAAATTGACCGCCAAGATGCCCGTCCGCGCCAGGTGCTCGACGAGATCTACGATCTGTTTATCGATCTGGATGCTACCGAAGCGCAGCTGGACTTTCCTGTCCTCTACACCATAGCCAAAGAAGGGCGCTGCACCCTTGACCCTGAGGCTCCGCTGACGGACCTGCGCCCGCTTTTTGAAGCCATCCTCACCCATATTCCACCGCCCCAGGGTGATCCTGATGCGCCCCTCCAGATGCTGGTTACCCATGTGCAGCCCGATCCTTACCGTGGACCGCTGGCCATTGGACGTATCGTGCAGGGCAAGCTCCAAAACCGTCAGCGCGTACTGCTCTGCCACCGTGACGGCCGCCAGACGCCTGCGGTGGTAAATGCGCTCTTCGAGTTTGAGGGACTGCAGCGCGTCGAAATTGAATGGGCTGGGCCTGGAGCCATTGTGGCTGTAGCCGGCATGCAGGGTATTGGATTGGGCGAATCCATCACGGATGCCCATAATCCCAAGCCGCTACCGCCCCTGCATGTTGACGAGCCGACACTCTCAATGGAGTTTCGGATCAACGACAGCCCCTTTGCCGGTCGTGAAGGCCAGTACGTGACTTCCCGCCACCTGCGTGAACGCCTGCTCCGAGAGGCTGAAAACAACCTGGCAATCCGTGTGGAAGAAACCGATTCGCCCGATGCTTTCCTTGTCTACGGTCGGGGCGAGCTGCAATTAGCGATCCTGATCGAGCAGATGCGTCGTGAAGGCTATGAGCTTGCAGTGGGCCAGCCGCGTGTGCTCACGCGCCAGATCGACGGTAAGCTGCATGAACCCTACGAGCGCGTGCTGATTGACGTGCCAGAGGAATACATGGGCGTTGTGGTCCAAAAGCTAGGCATGCGGCGTGGCGTGCTGGTCAAAATGATTAACCATGGCACCGGGCGCGTTCGGCTCGAGTTCGAGATGCCCGCCCGCGGCCTCATCGGCTATCGAAGCGAATTCCTGACCGACACCAAGGGGACCGGACTGCTCCATCATCTCTTTGACGGCTACCGCCCCTGGGCAGGCCCTATCACGCATCGAGCCACCGGCACCCTGGTGGCCGACCGACCGGGACGCGTAACAGCGTATGCTATGCTGAACCTTCAGGAACGCGGCGAGCTGTTTGTTGAACCTGGCGATGAAGTCTATACGGGCATGATTGTGGGCGAGCACTGCCGGGAAGGCGACCTGGAAGTCAACATCACCCGCGAGAAGAAACTCACCAACATGCGCGCTTCGACGGCCGAAGGCTTTGAAAAGCTGGTGCCGCCTCGCAAGCTTTCTCTCGAAGCAGCCATCGAGTTCATCCGCGAAGACGAGCTGATTGAAGTAACCCCTAAAGCCATCCGCCTACGCAAACGCTATCTCGATCCACACGAGCGGAAGCGCCAAGCCCTCCGGCAGCAGGCTGTGGGAAGTTGA